ttgtatttttacctaatttaatattttttggttattgaaataataataataataataatgataataatgataataatgataataataaacgCCCAAAAAATGAACTAACTCCGACGAGGCTTACACGAAAATGCAAGGACAGAAGGGAAGTTGAAAATGGAATCATTTTGTTTGTATTCACTGACAAAATTTCTTTGATTTACAGAACAGAAAAAGAGTAAAATCTCTCCCCAGAGATCTCCATAATAACTTACAGAGAGAAATCGAAATGGTTgggaatggaagaagaagatgatgatgatgaagatgaacaaAGCAAATCGGTTTTAACAGGGCATGATATGCGTAGTTTTTGTATCGTAACTCGATAGGCACGATTTTGAATTGATCCGAAAAATCTTCAACAAATCTCTCGCCATCTGCCGCACCGGCGCCGAACAATTGCTCTGCATTAACAGCAAAATCTTCGTCAATCCGTTCGCCTTCGTCAACGCCTCCCCCGCCTTCTCGTCTCTGAACAGATAACAAACGCTCCACAGCGTCGTCACCGCATGCTCCGTCGCCGTATTCGATACCTTCAGCACCTTCTGTACTATCGCCGCTACGCATACTGAGTCCTCTCCGATCTCTGTTCTTCCTTCTCTCACCGTTGACGCCGTTTCCAGTACTTTCAGAACCTTCTCCGTCATCGAAATGCTTGAACTCGAGTTCGATTCCGAGAGAAGCTTCGTTACCGATTTTATCACTCCGAGTTGaactaatttgattttgatccGTTTTggcattgaaattgaaattaagcaTGATAGAACGGATTCGATTAGGGTTGTATCGTTCTCAGAATTGATTAATTTCAGTAATTCTTGCATCAATCCATCCGTTTCCGCGATTACGATCTTCGCTTCGGCATCGATTGCGAGATATTCCAACAGATTAGCGGAACAGATTTTTAATTCGACGGTTGCTTTCCGCAAAATCAGAAGCagagatgaaatacaattaCGATCGCTCTTCAACATCGTCTTCACAAACCGTTCCTTATCCTCTATCTCACTCCGAATCAAATGCAACAACCTCACCGTTTGCTCAACCAAAACACCGCCATCGACATTGCCAAGAAGATCGACAAGTACCGACACGAGGCCGTCAATTCCACAGAGAAGCCTCCGATTCTCCACCGACTCGGAAGCGAAAGAGACCAGCCGTGGAAGAGTATCAGCGCGTGATTGATCGTCCTCCATACGGTTGACAAGACGGAGAACTTGATCGGAGGAGAGAGAAGAGTCGGAAACAGGGGAGTGGAGGCGTTGGCGAAGGGAATCGGACCAAATCTGAATGAGGCGGTGGAGATTGTGGTTGGGGACGAATTCCTTGGTTTGAAGAACCTGCATGGTGGCCGGACAAGTGTTGTTTCCATTATCAAGCCATTTCTGGATACTGGAACGATCGTAAGTCACTCCGGTACATAAACTTACAGGGGATTTCATGACGTCTAGCGAGATCGGACACCTGAAATCGTTCGGAATTGTAATACATAAGTCATCTCTCACCATCTTCCGTCAAACTAACCACCGCTTCCCCCACCACCGCCGCCACCACCGCCGGAGAGAAGAAtctgaaagagaaaaaaatcgtCGGacgagggagagagagagaaagaagagagtgAGTCGCAGACGTTAGGACAGAGGTGGGTTTGAGTTTaaaggaagagagagaaagagtcAAAGGTACTGTGACGTcagcttttttattttttaaaacaaaaaaattctttttcattttttaaataaataaataacgaaaTAAATATTCGAGTAGGAAGTCGGAGAAGAGAGTTTGGTCCATGGTCAATGAAGTGGatgtattttaatttgaaatggttTATGGTTGAATCAGGACCGTTAAAATGAACGGaggagattgaagaagaagatggggtACACGTGGGATCGGAGGTGGGGGGACCACCCAGCAAGGAGGAGGTTTTTCTGCCCGATTGTATACGGCGGGGACCACCGTAAGGTTCTGTTGGTCGGTCCGATTACCtcattttccctttttctttactTTAATCTCACGGcctataaattaaataaatatcatttcttttcttttcttcttcttcttcttcttcttcttttctttaaaaaaactaattataattattagttaattaaataaattccaCCCCTCTTCCACTTCTGTCTCCCTCTTCTCCAACCTctcttttctttaataaagaaaataattcaactttattttttaaaaaaaaaattaacaataa
The nucleotide sequence above comes from Benincasa hispida cultivar B227 chromosome 3, ASM972705v1, whole genome shotgun sequence. Encoded proteins:
- the LOC120074634 gene encoding U-box domain-containing protein 27, giving the protein MVRDDLCITIPNDFRCPISLDVMKSPVSLCTGVTYDRSSIQKWLDNGNNTCPATMQVLQTKEFVPNHNLHRLIQIWSDSLRQRLHSPVSDSSLSSDQVLRLVNRMEDDQSRADTLPRLVSFASESVENRRLLCGIDGLVSVLVDLLGNVDGGVLVEQTVRLLHLIRSEIEDKERFVKTMLKSDRNCISSLLLILRKATVELKICSANLLEYLAIDAEAKIVIAETDGLMQELLKLINSENDTTLIESVLSCLISISMPKRIKIKLVQLGVIKSVTKLLSESNSSSSISMTEKVLKVLETASTVREGRTEIGEDSVCVAAIVQKVLKVSNTATEHAVTTLWSVCYLFRDEKAGEALTKANGLTKILLLMQSNCSAPVRQMARDLLKIFRINSKSCLSSYDTKTTHIMPC